The following proteins are co-located in the Ensifer sp. WSM1721 genome:
- a CDS encoding efflux RND transporter periplasmic adaptor subunit, with amino-acid sequence MTSTVTRRVLWGAGLSILLSVVGGAAVFLGVPSHFKADAATEAPAAAPAVPVSVAKAEARRITTWESFSGRLEAIERVEVRPRVGGAILSAHFREGAVVQKGDLLVTIDPEPYAAAVERAEAEVAAAEARVALAKTELERGRKLVTTSAIAQSGVDQRLAAFDEAQANVRSAKAALRSARLDLGYTEVRAPITGRVGRLEVTAGNLVAAGAASPILTTLVSVDPIYASFNVSEEVVAAALAKLSASPGTDAIERIPVEIGTAADAGTPISGHIQLINNEVDAATGTIRVRAALTNAYGRLIAGQFVRIRIGDPQPEEKLVISDRAIGSDQDKKFVLVVGSDNKVEYRQVTLGPVADGLRIVESGLKPGESIVVNGLQRVRPGVVVAPQPVEQATASIAKP; translated from the coding sequence ATGACGTCGACCGTAACCCGCCGGGTCCTGTGGGGCGCCGGCCTCAGCATCCTGTTGTCCGTCGTCGGTGGAGCAGCCGTGTTCCTCGGCGTTCCAAGCCATTTCAAAGCGGACGCAGCGACTGAAGCGCCGGCAGCGGCACCCGCCGTTCCCGTCTCCGTAGCAAAAGCGGAAGCGCGCCGAATCACCACCTGGGAAAGCTTCTCGGGCCGTCTCGAGGCGATCGAGCGCGTCGAGGTTCGTCCCCGCGTCGGCGGCGCGATCCTGAGCGCGCATTTCCGCGAGGGTGCCGTGGTTCAGAAGGGCGATCTGCTAGTCACCATTGATCCCGAACCCTATGCCGCCGCAGTGGAGCGCGCGGAGGCGGAGGTCGCGGCCGCCGAAGCGCGCGTCGCTCTGGCAAAGACGGAACTCGAGCGCGGCCGCAAGCTGGTCACCACCAGCGCCATCGCGCAAAGCGGCGTCGACCAGCGGCTCGCCGCCTTCGACGAGGCGCAGGCGAACGTCCGCTCGGCAAAGGCGGCGCTGCGCTCGGCCCGGCTCGACCTCGGATACACCGAGGTGCGCGCTCCGATCACCGGGCGCGTCGGCAGGCTGGAGGTCACGGCCGGCAACCTCGTCGCCGCCGGCGCGGCCTCGCCCATCCTGACGACGCTCGTCTCCGTCGATCCGATCTATGCGAGCTTCAACGTCAGCGAGGAAGTGGTGGCCGCAGCACTCGCCAAGCTTTCCGCCTCCCCCGGCACCGATGCGATCGAACGCATCCCCGTCGAAATCGGCACCGCCGCCGACGCCGGTACGCCGATCAGCGGCCATATCCAGCTCATCAACAACGAGGTGGATGCGGCGACCGGCACGATCCGCGTACGGGCGGCGCTCACCAATGCCTACGGCCGGCTGATCGCGGGCCAGTTCGTGCGCATCCGGATCGGCGATCCGCAGCCTGAGGAAAAGCTGGTGATCAGCGACCGCGCCATCGGCTCGGACCAGGACAAGAAATTCGTCCTGGTCGTCGGATCGGACAACAAGGTGGAGTACCGGCAGGTAACGCTCGGCCCGGTGGCTGACGGTCTCAGGATCGTCGAAAGCGGCCTCAAACCCGGCGAGAGCATCGTCGTCAACGGTCTGCAGCGTGTGCGTCCCGGCGTCGTGGTCGCCCCGCAGCCGGTCGAGCAGGCGACCGCCTCGATCGCCAAACCATAG
- a CDS encoding alpha/beta hydrolase → MDAHFTEETMQTSQGSCRARVYRGASLLSPPPVVLHLHGGSFVEDSIAAGEKVANALAAAGAVVISPEYPSACLNPFPAALEAAYAMLSSMRSRCPQFAHKKSMLFVAGEEAGGNLAAGLALMARDQYLTDLKGQILLSPMLDPCLATPSFRKFCPQSSVQSIADGWQQYLGERSGLTHPYAAPGHCTRLGGLVPALVITSDECPMRDETQAYAERLRKAGVPVEIHVLPGRAAWLPANTAAEQNWPSQEKTISGIFARFFEQAGARPTKQ, encoded by the coding sequence ATGGACGCGCATTTTACGGAAGAAACGATGCAGACGAGCCAAGGCTCGTGCCGCGCACGTGTCTACCGCGGTGCGTCGCTGCTATCGCCGCCGCCGGTGGTCTTGCATCTGCATGGCGGAAGTTTTGTGGAGGATTCGATCGCAGCGGGGGAAAAGGTGGCCAATGCGCTCGCGGCCGCGGGCGCAGTCGTCATCTCGCCGGAATACCCGTCCGCGTGCCTCAACCCTTTCCCGGCGGCGCTCGAAGCCGCCTATGCCATGCTTTCATCCATGCGCAGCCGCTGTCCGCAGTTTGCGCATAAGAAGTCCATGCTGTTCGTCGCCGGCGAGGAGGCGGGCGGCAACCTTGCGGCCGGGCTGGCGCTGATGGCGCGTGACCAGTACCTGACCGACCTCAAGGGCCAGATCCTGCTCTCGCCGATGCTCGACCCTTGTCTGGCGACGCCGTCGTTCCGCAAGTTCTGTCCGCAGAGTTCGGTGCAGTCGATCGCTGATGGTTGGCAGCAATATCTCGGCGAGCGCAGCGGGCTGACGCACCCTTATGCGGCGCCCGGCCATTGTACGCGGCTTGGCGGCCTCGTTCCGGCACTCGTCATCACCAGTGACGAATGTCCCATGCGCGACGAGACCCAGGCCTATGCAGAGCGGCTGCGCAAGGCCGGCGTTCCGGTGGAAATACACGTACTGCCAGGTCGCGCCGCCTGGCTGCCCGCCAATACCGCGGCTGAGCAAAACTGGCCGTCGCAGGAAAAGACCATATCCGGCATCTTCGCCCGCTTCTTCGAACAGGCGGGGGCGAGGCCGACAAAGCAGTAA
- a CDS encoding LysR family transcriptional regulator: MDQLTAMRVFLRVVETGNFTRASASLNMPKATVTNLIQGLEAHLRTKLLNRTTRRVLVTPDGALYYERAARLLSDLDELDGSLSSAQSLPKGRLRVETASAFANLIIIPALPEFYKKYPDIQVDLGVSDRTIDYLAENVDCAVRAGTLTDQSLIARRITEMKFITCASRDFLERHPVPQHPSDLEKNCYAVGYFLPKSGQQMPFHFRRGNEEIEVNSRYTVAANESTTYIAAARAGLGVIQAPLFMVREDLRAGTMVPVLPDWQVDPMPIYLVYPPNRHLSSRLRVFADWVVKVVAQIDTDQADLSLAASAS, from the coding sequence ATGGACCAGCTCACGGCCATGCGCGTTTTCCTTCGAGTGGTGGAAACCGGCAATTTCACCCGGGCCTCCGCTTCGCTCAACATGCCGAAGGCGACCGTCACCAATCTCATCCAGGGCTTGGAGGCGCACCTGCGGACGAAGCTGCTCAATCGGACCACGCGACGGGTGCTGGTGACCCCGGACGGCGCGCTCTACTATGAACGCGCTGCTCGCCTGCTCTCCGATCTCGACGAGTTGGACGGCAGCCTCTCAAGCGCCCAGAGCCTGCCGAAGGGGCGGCTGCGCGTCGAAACGGCGAGCGCCTTCGCCAACCTGATCATCATTCCGGCGCTACCCGAATTTTACAAGAAGTACCCGGACATACAGGTCGATCTCGGCGTTTCCGACCGGACGATCGACTATCTCGCGGAGAATGTCGATTGCGCCGTCCGTGCCGGCACGCTCACCGACCAGTCGCTGATCGCTCGCCGCATCACGGAGATGAAGTTCATCACATGCGCCTCGCGGGATTTTCTCGAGCGGCATCCGGTGCCGCAACATCCTTCCGATCTCGAGAAGAATTGCTATGCCGTCGGCTATTTCCTGCCGAAGTCGGGGCAGCAGATGCCCTTCCATTTCCGGCGCGGAAACGAGGAGATCGAGGTCAACAGCCGCTACACGGTCGCGGCAAACGAGTCGACGACCTATATCGCCGCCGCACGGGCAGGCCTCGGCGTCATCCAGGCGCCGCTCTTCATGGTGCGCGAGGACCTTCGCGCCGGGACGATGGTTCCGGTCTTGCCCGATTGGCAGGTGGATCCGATGCCGATCTATCTGGTCTATCCGCCGAACCGGCATCTGAGCAGCCGGCTGCGCGTCTTTGCCGATTGGGTGGTGAAGGTGGTGGCGCAAATCGACACCGATCAGGCGGACCTCTCACTTGCCGCTTCGGCGTCGTAA
- a CDS encoding DEAD/DEAH box helicase, whose protein sequence is MTEFEGIAPAIAEALAKRGYDALTPVQKAMLDPALDGADALVSAQTGSGKTVAFGLALAPTLIGPSGRFDTADAPLALIIAPTRELALQVKRELEWLYDIAGATIASCVGGMDMRDERRALERGAHIVVGTPGRLCDHIRRGSLDIAALRAVVLDEADEMLDLGFREDLEFILEASPTERRTLMFSATVPRSIATLAKNYQRDAVRIGIASEQKQHGDIEYRALVVAPSDRENAIINVLRYYEAKNAIVFCSTRAAVNHLTARFNNRGFSVVALSGELSQNERTHALQAMRDGRARVCIATDVAARGIDLPGLELVIHADLPTNPETLLHRSGRTGRAGRKGVSALIVPVNQRRKAERLLDGARIAAAWAKPPSADEVTRRDDERLLADPAFDEPLGDDERAIVEMLIGRHGLEKVAAAFVRQFRAGRSAPEDLSDVPVTGDRGTRRDRPVTERETAHAPRADFTDGSWFSLSVGRKQNAEPRWLIPMLCRHGKLTKRDIGAIRMQAEETYVELTSEGAERFLSAIGPNRMLEKGIRIKTLSGAPDLSQPRQEKPDFEKKRPRSDDSGPVREKKDFGPKRKFEKKPAFAQDSAVAKRDEKPWSKKKGTSEAKKEGGIKPKGKRNNAKSRRA, encoded by the coding sequence ATGACAGAGTTTGAAGGGATCGCGCCTGCGATCGCCGAGGCATTGGCAAAACGCGGTTACGATGCGCTGACGCCGGTTCAAAAGGCAATGCTCGACCCGGCGCTCGACGGCGCCGACGCGCTGGTTTCCGCACAGACCGGTTCCGGTAAGACGGTGGCCTTCGGCCTCGCCCTCGCGCCGACGCTCATCGGCCCGAGCGGACGGTTCGATACGGCCGATGCGCCGCTGGCGCTCATCATCGCGCCCACGCGCGAGTTGGCGCTGCAGGTCAAGCGCGAGCTCGAATGGCTCTACGACATCGCGGGTGCCACCATCGCCTCCTGCGTCGGCGGCATGGATATGCGCGACGAGCGGCGGGCGCTCGAACGCGGCGCCCACATCGTCGTCGGCACCCCCGGGCGGCTCTGCGACCACATCCGCAGGGGCTCGCTCGATATTGCGGCGCTCCGCGCCGTCGTGCTCGACGAGGCGGACGAGATGCTCGATCTCGGCTTCCGAGAGGACCTGGAATTCATTCTCGAGGCGTCGCCGACCGAGCGCCGCACGCTGATGTTCTCGGCGACGGTGCCACGCTCGATCGCGACGCTCGCCAAGAATTATCAACGCGACGCCGTCCGCATCGGCATCGCATCGGAACAGAAGCAGCACGGCGATATCGAATACCGCGCCCTCGTCGTTGCGCCGAGCGACCGCGAGAACGCCATCATCAATGTGCTTCGCTATTACGAGGCGAAGAACGCGATCGTCTTCTGCTCGACCCGCGCGGCCGTCAATCACCTGACCGCACGGTTCAACAATCGCGGCTTTTCCGTCGTCGCGCTTTCAGGCGAGCTCAGCCAAAACGAGCGCACCCATGCTCTGCAGGCCATGCGCGACGGCCGCGCCCGGGTCTGCATCGCGACCGATGTCGCGGCCCGCGGGATCGACCTGCCGGGCCTCGAGCTTGTGATCCACGCCGACCTGCCGACCAATCCGGAAACGCTGCTGCATCGTAGCGGCCGCACCGGCCGCGCGGGTCGGAAGGGCGTCAGCGCACTGATCGTACCGGTCAATCAACGACGGAAGGCCGAGCGACTGCTCGACGGCGCCCGCATCGCTGCCGCCTGGGCAAAGCCGCCCTCGGCGGACGAAGTGACGCGTCGCGACGACGAGCGGCTGCTGGCCGATCCTGCGTTCGACGAGCCTCTCGGTGATGACGAGCGGGCAATCGTGGAGATGCTGATCGGCCGGCACGGGTTGGAGAAGGTCGCAGCCGCTTTTGTGCGGCAGTTCCGCGCCGGCCGCTCGGCGCCTGAAGATCTATCGGACGTTCCAGTTACGGGCGATCGGGGAACGCGGCGGGACCGCCCGGTCACCGAACGCGAGACGGCCCACGCGCCGCGAGCCGACTTCACCGACGGCAGCTGGTTTTCGCTTTCCGTCGGGCGCAAGCAGAATGCCGAGCCGCGCTGGCTCATTCCCATGCTCTGCCGCCACGGCAAGCTCACCAAGCGCGATATCGGGGCAATCCGCATGCAGGCGGAAGAGACCTATGTCGAACTGACGTCGGAGGGCGCGGAACGCTTTCTGTCGGCGATCGGGCCCAACCGGATGCTGGAAAAGGGCATTCGCATCAAGACGCTTTCGGGCGCGCCCGACCTCTCGCAGCCGCGACAGGAGAAGCCGGACTTCGAAAAGAAGCGGCCGCGGTCCGATGACAGCGGTCCGGTCCGCGAGAAAAAGGACTTCGGGCCGAAGCGCAAGTTCGAAAAGAAGCCTGCCTTTGCTCAGGACTCCGCCGTTGCAAAGCGGGACGAGAAGCCGTGGAGCAAGAAGAAGGGAACATCCGAGGCGAAAAAAGAGGGCGGCATCAAGCCGAAGGGCAAGCGCAACAATGCCAAGAGCCGGCGGGCCTGA
- a CDS encoding DUF805 domain-containing protein has protein sequence MAEEGRQPSMTWLFFSPSGRIGRLPFLFSWLFWFAVGSIFLMQVLKNEAEETALALWTLPLIVSGVLSTVSIAMLAIKRLHDIGYPGPFALCLFIPVLSPIVFIALCLWPGADGANEYGSRRNAPQQ, from the coding sequence ATGGCCGAGGAAGGGCGGCAGCCGAGCATGACCTGGCTGTTCTTCAGCCCGTCCGGCCGCATAGGTCGACTGCCCTTCCTTTTCTCCTGGCTGTTCTGGTTCGCCGTCGGCTCGATCTTTCTCATGCAGGTGCTGAAGAACGAGGCTGAGGAGACAGCACTCGCCCTCTGGACCCTGCCGCTGATCGTCTCCGGCGTGCTTTCCACCGTTTCCATTGCCATGCTGGCGATCAAGCGCCTGCATGACATCGGCTATCCCGGGCCCTTTGCGCTCTGTCTCTTCATACCGGTGCTGAGCCCGATCGTCTTCATCGCGCTCTGCCTCTGGCCGGGCGCGGACGGAGCAAACGAATATGGCAGCCGCCGCAACGCCCCGCAGCAGTAG
- a CDS encoding efflux RND transporter permease subunit: MNFSRFFVDRPVFAGVLSVLIFVAGLIGMTGLPISEYPEVVPPQIVVRAQYPGANPAVIAETVATPLEEQINGVEGMLYMQSQATADGLMTLTVTFELGTDPDQAQQLVQNRVSQAEPRLPEEVRRLGVTTVKSSPDLTLVVHLLSPNGQYDINYLRNYGVLNVKDRLARVEGVGQVQIFGGGDYSMRIWIDPQKAAERGLAASDIANAVRGQNVQAAAGVIGASPSVPGLDLQLSVNAQGRLRTPEDFAEIVVKSGENGEITRLGDVARVEMGAADYSLRSLLDNKAAVGMGVFQAPGSNAIQISENVHKVMAELKQTMPAGVDYEIVYDTTQFVRASIESVIHTLLEAIALVVIVVIVFLQTWRASIIPLVAVPVSIVGTFAVMYVFGFSINALSLFGLVLAIGIVVDDAIVVVENVERNIEQGLSPIQATYRAMSEVSGPIIAIALVLVAVFVPLAFITGLTGQFYRQFALTIAISTVISAFNSLTLSPALAALLLKDHHAPKDRLTRIMDALFGWFFRGFNRFFGASSEAYGRGVGGILTRKSLIVGLYVVLLGVTFVLFRAVPGGFVPAQDKQYLIGFAQLPDAATLDRSEDVIRRMSEIALKHPGVEHAIAFPGLSINGFTNSSNSGIVFVSLKPFEERKTPELSGGAIAMQLNQEFGAIQDAFIAMFPPPPVQGLGTTGGFKLQIEDRNGLGYRTLDEAAKAFLEKAMAAPELAGLYSSFQINVPQLYADLDRVKARQLGVAVTDVFETLQIYLGSLYVNDFNAFGRTYSVRIQADANYRAHADDIGKLKVRSQSGEMIPLSALLRVEQTVGAERAIRYNGFLAADINGGPAPGFSSGQAQAAIERIAAETLPPGISYEWTDLTYQQILAGNSGVLVFPLALLLVYLVLAAQYESLMLPIAIIMIVPMGIMAALTGLWLTGGDNNVFTQIGLIVLVGLSAKNAILIVEFARELELSGKNAVSAAIEASRLRLRPILMTSMAFIMGVVPLVLSTGAGAEMRSAMGIAVFAGMIGVTAFGIFMTPVFYVLIRKLSGERPLKHAGGHIEAPHLAPGE, from the coding sequence ATGAACTTCTCACGCTTCTTCGTCGACCGCCCGGTCTTCGCGGGCGTTCTATCCGTGCTCATCTTCGTGGCGGGGCTCATCGGCATGACCGGTCTGCCGATTTCCGAATATCCGGAGGTCGTGCCGCCGCAGATCGTCGTGCGCGCCCAATATCCGGGCGCCAACCCGGCCGTCATCGCGGAAACCGTCGCGACCCCGCTCGAAGAGCAGATCAACGGCGTCGAAGGCATGCTCTACATGCAGAGCCAGGCGACCGCCGACGGCTTGATGACGCTCACCGTCACCTTCGAGCTCGGCACCGATCCGGACCAGGCCCAGCAGCTCGTGCAGAACCGCGTCTCGCAGGCCGAGCCGCGGCTGCCGGAAGAGGTGCGGCGTCTCGGCGTCACGACGGTCAAGAGCTCGCCCGACCTGACGCTCGTCGTGCATCTGCTTTCGCCGAACGGCCAATACGATATCAACTATCTGCGCAATTACGGCGTCCTGAACGTCAAGGATCGCCTGGCGCGCGTCGAAGGCGTCGGCCAAGTGCAGATCTTCGGCGGCGGCGACTATTCGATGCGCATCTGGATCGACCCGCAAAAGGCGGCCGAACGCGGCCTTGCCGCAAGCGACATCGCCAACGCCGTCCGTGGACAGAACGTCCAGGCGGCCGCCGGCGTGATCGGCGCCTCCCCATCCGTTCCTGGTCTCGACCTGCAGCTCTCCGTCAATGCGCAGGGGCGGCTCAGGACGCCCGAGGACTTCGCCGAGATCGTCGTCAAGTCCGGCGAGAACGGCGAGATCACGCGCCTTGGCGACGTCGCCCGCGTCGAAATGGGCGCGGCGGACTATTCGCTGCGGTCGCTCCTCGACAACAAGGCCGCCGTCGGCATGGGCGTGTTCCAGGCGCCCGGCTCGAACGCCATCCAGATCTCCGAAAACGTCCACAAGGTCATGGCCGAGCTCAAGCAGACAATGCCGGCAGGAGTGGACTACGAGATCGTCTACGACACGACGCAGTTCGTCAGGGCGTCGATCGAATCGGTCATCCACACGCTGCTCGAAGCGATCGCGCTGGTGGTCATCGTCGTCATCGTCTTCCTGCAGACCTGGCGCGCCTCGATCATCCCGCTCGTCGCCGTGCCCGTCTCGATCGTCGGCACCTTCGCGGTGATGTATGTCTTCGGCTTCTCGATCAATGCGCTGAGTCTCTTCGGCCTGGTGCTTGCGATCGGCATCGTTGTCGATGACGCTATCGTCGTCGTCGAGAACGTCGAACGCAACATCGAGCAGGGGCTGTCGCCGATCCAGGCGACCTACCGGGCCATGTCGGAGGTTTCCGGTCCGATCATCGCGATCGCGCTGGTGCTGGTCGCGGTCTTCGTGCCGCTCGCCTTCATCACCGGCCTCACCGGCCAGTTCTACCGCCAGTTCGCGCTGACCATCGCGATTTCGACGGTGATCTCGGCCTTCAACTCGCTGACGCTGTCGCCGGCGCTTGCAGCCCTGCTTCTGAAGGACCACCACGCGCCGAAGGATCGGCTGACGCGGATCATGGATGCGCTGTTCGGCTGGTTCTTCCGTGGCTTCAACCGCTTCTTCGGAGCGAGTTCGGAAGCCTATGGCCGCGGCGTCGGCGGCATTCTCACGCGTAAGTCGTTGATCGTGGGACTTTATGTCGTCCTCCTCGGCGTCACTTTCGTCCTCTTCCGCGCCGTGCCCGGCGGCTTCGTGCCGGCGCAGGATAAGCAGTATCTGATCGGTTTTGCGCAGCTGCCGGATGCGGCGACGCTCGATCGCTCGGAAGACGTCATCCGGCGCATGAGCGAGATCGCGCTCAAGCACCCGGGCGTCGAGCACGCCATCGCCTTCCCCGGCCTGTCCATCAACGGCTTCACCAACTCGTCGAACTCGGGCATCGTCTTCGTGTCCTTGAAGCCGTTCGAGGAGCGCAAGACCCCCGAACTCTCCGGCGGCGCGATCGCGATGCAACTGAACCAGGAGTTCGGTGCGATCCAGGACGCGTTCATCGCCATGTTCCCGCCGCCGCCCGTGCAGGGTCTCGGCACGACGGGCGGCTTCAAGCTGCAGATCGAGGACAGGAACGGCCTCGGCTACCGGACGCTCGACGAGGCGGCCAAGGCTTTCCTCGAGAAGGCGATGGCGGCACCGGAACTCGCCGGGCTTTATTCGAGCTTCCAGATCAACGTGCCGCAGCTCTATGCCGACCTCGATCGCGTCAAGGCGCGCCAGCTCGGCGTGGCGGTGACCGACGTGTTCGAGACGTTGCAGATCTATCTCGGTTCGCTCTACGTCAACGACTTCAATGCCTTCGGCCGCACTTACAGCGTACGCATCCAGGCCGATGCGAATTACCGAGCGCATGCCGACGACATCGGCAAGCTGAAGGTCCGTTCGCAATCGGGCGAGATGATCCCGCTGTCGGCACTGCTCAGGGTCGAACAGACGGTGGGTGCCGAACGGGCGATCCGCTACAACGGCTTCCTCGCCGCCGACATCAATGGCGGGCCGGCTCCGGGCTTCTCCTCCGGCCAGGCGCAGGCTGCAATAGAGCGGATCGCCGCCGAGACGCTGCCGCCCGGGATTTCCTACGAGTGGACGGACCTGACCTATCAGCAGATCCTCGCCGGCAATTCGGGCGTCCTCGTCTTCCCGCTAGCGCTGCTGCTCGTCTATCTCGTGCTCGCGGCTCAGTATGAAAGCCTGATGCTGCCGATCGCGATCATCATGATCGTACCGATGGGCATCATGGCGGCGCTTACAGGCCTTTGGCTGACGGGTGGCGACAACAACGTCTTCACGCAGATCGGTCTCATCGTGCTTGTCGGTCTTTCGGCGAAGAACGCGATCCTGATCGTCGAGTTCGCTCGCGAGCTCGAGCTGTCCGGGAAGAATGCCGTCAGCGCCGCGATCGAGGCGAGCCGGCTGCGCCTTCGGCCGATCCTGATGACTTCGATGGCCTTCATCATGGGTGTCGTGCCGCTGGTTCTGTCGACCGGCGCCGGCGCGGAGATGCGTTCGGCGATGGGCATCGCCGTGTTCGCCGGCATGATCGGCGTCACCGCCTTCGGCATCTTCATGACCCCGGTCTTCTACGTGC
- the dapD gene encoding 2,3,4,5-tetrahydropyridine-2,6-dicarboxylate N-succinyltransferase, which produces MTIYDLASLSQTIETAFEDRETVNTGTRGAVRDAVEAALNLLDSGKVRVAERGEDGTWTVNQWLKKAVLLSFRLNPMELVKGGPGDSVWWDKVPSKFDGWSVNEFEKAGFRAVPNCVVRRSAYIAPNAILMPSFVNLGAYVGEGTMVDTWATVGSCAQIGKNVHLSGGVGIGGVLEPMQAGPTIVEDNCFIGARSEVVEGCIIREGSVLGMGVFIGKSTKIVDRATGEVMYGEVPPYAVVVAGSMPSGSTMANGQPAPNLYCAVIVKRVDEKTRSKTGINELLRD; this is translated from the coding sequence ATGACGATTTACGACCTCGCCTCCCTGTCCCAGACGATCGAGACCGCATTCGAAGATCGCGAAACCGTCAATACCGGCACCCGCGGGGCCGTGCGCGATGCCGTCGAAGCGGCGCTCAACCTGCTCGACAGCGGCAAGGTGCGCGTTGCCGAGCGCGGCGAGGACGGAACCTGGACGGTCAATCAGTGGCTCAAGAAGGCGGTCCTCCTCTCCTTCCGGCTGAACCCGATGGAACTCGTCAAGGGCGGCCCCGGCGACTCGGTCTGGTGGGACAAGGTCCCGTCGAAATTCGACGGCTGGAGCGTCAACGAATTCGAAAAGGCCGGTTTCCGCGCGGTGCCGAACTGCGTCGTCCGTCGCTCGGCCTATATCGCCCCCAACGCGATCCTGATGCCGTCCTTCGTCAATCTCGGCGCCTATGTCGGCGAGGGAACGATGGTCGACACCTGGGCGACCGTCGGCTCCTGTGCCCAGATCGGCAAGAACGTCCATCTTTCCGGCGGCGTCGGCATCGGCGGCGTTCTGGAGCCGATGCAGGCGGGGCCGACGATCGTCGAGGACAATTGCTTCATCGGCGCGCGCTCCGAGGTCGTCGAAGGCTGCATCATCCGCGAGGGCTCGGTGCTCGGCATGGGCGTCTTCATCGGCAAGTCGACCAAGATCGTCGATCGCGCCACGGGCGAAGTGATGTATGGCGAAGTCCCGCCCTATGCGGTCGTCGTCGCCGGCTCGATGCCGTCCGGCTCGACCATGGCCAACGGCCAGCCGGCGCCGAACCTTTATTGCGCCGTCATCGTCAAGCGAGTCGACGAAAAGACCCGCTCCAAGACCGGCATCAACGAACTGCTCCGGGACTGA
- a CDS encoding LOG family protein, translating into MARMRKRNLRRRDGVWDPLADSAQSRQRASTVPLTPQSASPTYRLAYIDDDFLCREELRPVRLQLELLKTEMMLEERGINSTVVMFGGARIPEPGGEAWAAKNDVQRKNLEAASIYYDEARKFARLCSEQSAKLGYKEYVIVTGGGPGVMEAGNRGAADAGAPSIGLNIVLPHEQAPNRFVTPDLSFNFHYFAIRKMHFLLRAKAVTVFPGGFGTLDELFETVTLMQTGRLALVPLILFGEKFWRTIINFEALAEFGTIAPNDIDLVHFVETAEEAWEIIARFYESIDPRSVPMASGRR; encoded by the coding sequence ATGGCACGCATGAGAAAGCGCAATCTGCGCCGCAGGGATGGGGTCTGGGATCCGTTGGCAGACAGCGCGCAGAGCAGACAGCGCGCATCGACCGTGCCGTTGACGCCGCAGTCGGCCTCGCCGACCTACCGCCTCGCCTATATCGACGACGACTTTCTCTGCCGCGAGGAACTGAGACCGGTCCGCCTGCAGCTCGAGCTTTTGAAGACGGAGATGATGCTCGAGGAGCGCGGTATCAACTCCACCGTCGTCATGTTCGGCGGCGCGCGCATTCCCGAGCCCGGCGGCGAGGCCTGGGCGGCCAAGAACGATGTCCAGCGCAAGAATCTGGAGGCCGCTTCGATCTACTACGACGAGGCGCGCAAATTCGCTCGCCTGTGCTCGGAACAGTCGGCAAAGCTTGGCTATAAGGAATATGTCATCGTCACGGGCGGCGGCCCTGGCGTTATGGAGGCGGGAAACCGCGGCGCGGCCGATGCCGGCGCGCCCTCGATCGGGCTCAACATCGTGCTTCCGCACGAGCAGGCGCCGAACCGTTTCGTCACGCCGGATCTGTCGTTCAATTTCCATTACTTCGCCATCCGCAAGATGCATTTCCTACTGCGCGCCAAGGCGGTGACGGTGTTCCCGGGCGGTTTCGGAACGCTCGACGAATTGTTTGAGACGGTGACGCTGATGCAGACCGGTCGGCTCGCCCTGGTTCCGCTCATCCTGTTCGGCGAGAAGTTCTGGCGCACGATCATCAATTTCGAGGCGCTCGCCGAGTTCGGCACCATTGCGCCGAACGATATCGACCTCGTGCATTTCGTCGAGACGGCCGAAGAGGCCTGGGAGATCATCGCCCGCTTCTATGAGTCGATCGACCCGCGTTCGGTGCCGATGGCATCGGGCCGGCGATGA